In the genome of Saprospira sp. CCB-QB6, one region contains:
- the lpdA gene encoding dihydrolipoyl dehydrogenase, translating into MDFDIIVLGSGPGGYVTAIRASQLGYKVAVVEREALGGICLNWGCIPTKALLKSAQVFNYIQHAADYGIQVSEAKSDFSAVVQRSRGVAQKMSGGVNFLMKKNKITVLMGEGKLLPGKKLEVTDDKGQKKAYSAKHIIVATGARARQLPNLAIDGKHVIGYREAMTLPQQPKSMLVVGSGAIGMEFAYFYNSMGTEVTVVEYLDNILPREDVDVSKEITKVYKKAKMKIKTKAAVQKVTPLANGGCEVEIQQNKTGKVEKVTVDVVLSAVGVTPNTENIGLANLGVKTTKAGHIEVNEVYATNVAGIYAIGDVLETQALAHVASAEGITCVEAIAYKDGKFEHAPQAIDYDNIPACTYCWPEVASVGMTEEQAKAAGYELRIGKFPFSASGKASAAGDNAGFVKLIFDKKYGELLGGHMVGANVTEMVAELVAVRKLETTGMELVKTVHPHPTMSEAIMEAAAAAYDEVIHL; encoded by the coding sequence ATGGATTTTGATATCATTGTTTTGGGCAGCGGCCCTGGCGGATACGTAACGGCCATTCGGGCCTCTCAATTAGGTTATAAAGTAGCTGTTGTAGAGCGGGAAGCCCTTGGTGGTATTTGTCTCAATTGGGGATGTATTCCCACTAAAGCACTGCTCAAAAGTGCACAGGTATTCAATTATATTCAGCATGCTGCTGATTACGGCATTCAGGTTAGCGAAGCCAAAAGCGACTTCTCTGCTGTAGTGCAGCGCAGCCGTGGCGTAGCTCAAAAAATGAGCGGCGGCGTCAATTTCTTGATGAAGAAGAATAAAATCACGGTTCTTATGGGCGAAGGCAAGTTGTTGCCTGGCAAAAAGCTTGAAGTGACCGATGATAAAGGCCAAAAGAAAGCTTATTCAGCCAAACATATTATCGTTGCTACAGGCGCTCGCGCCCGCCAGTTGCCCAATTTGGCCATTGATGGCAAGCACGTAATTGGCTACCGCGAAGCGATGACGCTACCCCAGCAACCCAAGAGTATGTTGGTGGTAGGTTCTGGCGCTATCGGAATGGAATTCGCCTATTTCTACAATAGCATGGGCACGGAAGTCACTGTTGTAGAATACCTAGACAACATCCTTCCCCGCGAAGATGTAGATGTCTCTAAGGAAATTACTAAGGTCTATAAAAAGGCCAAAATGAAGATTAAAACCAAAGCCGCCGTACAAAAGGTAACTCCTTTGGCTAATGGAGGCTGTGAGGTGGAAATCCAACAGAATAAAACGGGAAAAGTAGAGAAAGTAACTGTAGATGTTGTTCTTTCTGCTGTTGGCGTAACCCCCAATACCGAGAATATTGGCTTGGCTAATTTAGGCGTTAAAACAACCAAAGCTGGCCATATCGAAGTAAATGAAGTTTATGCTACCAATGTTGCTGGCATTTACGCAATTGGCGATGTGCTAGAAACTCAAGCTTTGGCCCATGTTGCTAGCGCAGAGGGAATCACTTGTGTGGAAGCAATCGCTTATAAGGACGGTAAGTTTGAGCACGCCCCTCAAGCTATCGATTATGATAATATTCCCGCCTGTACTTACTGCTGGCCCGAAGTGGCTTCTGTTGGTATGACGGAGGAGCAAGCTAAAGCTGCTGGCTACGAGCTTCGCATCGGTAAATTCCCCTTCTCAGCTTCTGGAAAAGCTAGTGCCGCTGGCGATAATGCCGGTTTTGTCAAATTGATCTTTGATAAAAAATATGGCGAGTTGCTCGGTGGCCACATGGTGGGCGCTAATGTGACCGAAATGGTGGCCGAACTAGTAGCGGTTCGCAAACTAGAAACTACAGGCATGGAACTGGTGAAAACAGTACACCCTCACCCCACCATGTCAGAGGCAATTATGGAAGCTGCCGCTGCCGCCTATGATGAAGTCATTCACCTATAG
- a CDS encoding GrpB family protein has product MNIRTIEVCPYQEDWPQAFAKEKAAILSVLPQNMRVQIHHIGSTSVPGLSAKPIIDLLMEVDSLAKLDQAAHKLEQLGYLVKGEFGIPGRRYFQKGEINRSHQLHAFVLDSYGAKRHLAFRDYLRQFAEHRQAYEAIKLEGARLYRLDPAGYVAHKNDFIQLHEQKALAWAQKEGK; this is encoded by the coding sequence ATGAACATCAGAACTATTGAGGTCTGTCCCTATCAAGAAGACTGGCCCCAAGCCTTTGCTAAAGAAAAAGCGGCCATTTTGAGTGTTTTACCCCAAAATATGCGGGTCCAAATTCATCATATTGGAAGCACTTCTGTGCCTGGCCTATCGGCCAAACCGATTATTGACCTATTGATGGAGGTTGATAGCTTAGCAAAGCTGGACCAAGCAGCCCACAAGCTAGAACAATTGGGCTATTTGGTCAAAGGAGAATTTGGCATCCCAGGCCGACGCTACTTCCAAAAGGGAGAAATAAACCGCAGCCATCAACTACATGCTTTTGTGCTTGATTCTTATGGAGCAAAGCGACATTTGGCCTTTCGGGACTACCTTCGGCAGTTTGCAGAACATCGCCAAGCCTATGAAGCCATTAAGTTGGAAGGGGCTCGCTTATATCGCCTAGATCCAGCGGGCTATGTGGCCCATAAAAATGATTTTATTCAGCTACATGAGCAAAAAGCCTTGGCTTGGGCTCAGAAAGAAGGAAAATAG